The Christiangramia flava JLT2011 region CTCAAGTTCTGCAGACTGGTATTGAATTTTTGCAAGCATAATGGTTGGAACTCTAACAAATGTAGAGAGAAAATTTCAGTAAGAATGGGGCTTAATCGATATAAAATAAATCAGCGGCGATCCCGTCGCTCAGGAATTTCCCTTTTTTGGTAATGAGGTAGACTAAATCGCTTCGCAGCATCAGTTCCTGCTGAAGGAAATTTTCAGCATTTCTTTCAAAATAGTCCCGGTATTTCTTCCCGAAATCCTGCTCCAGTTCCAGCACGTTTACGCCGAATTTGGTACGCAGCCTCGTCATTACATATTCATTATAGCGATCATTGATGGAAAGTTCTTCGGTTTCCTGCGGAATCTTTTCCATTTCCAGCGAATTGATGTAGATGGAATTGTTGGAAATGTTCCATTTGCGCTGTTTTCCGTCAAACGAATGAGCCGAAGGACCTACTCCCAGATAGGGTTTGCCCAGCCAGTAAGCCATGTTGTTCCTAGAATGAAAACCGGTTTTTCCGTAGTTGGAAAACTCATAATGTTCGAAACCAGCCTGCGTTAAGGTTTGTACCAGGATATCGAACTGGCGCCGGTACTGCTCATCTTCCACAGGCTGTAATTTGCCTTTTTCGATGAACTTTTCCAGGGCAGTGTCGGCCTCAATGGTCAAAGCATAGCTGGAAATATGCGGAATTTCCAGTTCGAGGGCGATTTTCAGGTTCTCTTTCCATTTCTCATCGGTAAGGCCCGGAATTCCGTAAATAAGATCGATGGAAATATTTTCAAAATGCTTTTTTGCAGCCTGCAGGCTTTCCAGTGCCTCGGTTTCATTATGCGCCCGGTTCATCAGCTTCAGGTCATCTTCGAAGAAAGACTGAACGCCTATACTCAGGCGGTTGACGGGCGAGGCGGCGAGTTGAGCAATTTTTTCTTCAGAAAGATCGTCTGGATTTGCTTCCAGCGTGATCTCGGCATCTTCGGCAACCTGAAAATTGCTGAAAATGGTCTCAAAGATCTGCTGTAGTTCTTCGGAAGAAAGTAAGGAGGGCGTTCCTCCGCCAAAATAGATGGTTTCCACGCTGGCAGGAATTTCGCTTTTCCGAAGGATCATTTCCCGGCACAGCATATCTACCAGCCGACTTTTTTTTCGCGTGGAAGTGGAAAAATGAAAATCGCAGTAGTGACAGGCCTGCTTGCAAAAAGGAATATGAAGGTAAATTCCGCTCATACCATTCTTCAGTTAACAATAACCAATTATCATTTTAGATTATTCATACTGGTTGATTTCAAAATAGAGTAAAGAATTTTGATAATTTACATGCGAGTTCAAAAAGCTCTGTAAATTTTGAAGTTTCAATAGTTTATGAATCGTTTTATAGCCTAAGCCAGTATTTGGTTTGCACATATTCTTTAGAGACGATCGAAATCTTTGCGGAAAAATCTGTATTGGAAATAGCTGCGTTAGCTACTGCTACATTTGCTCCAATTGATGTTCCGAATCTCAGTAATTGCTTAGATAAAATATTTTCTCTTTGGAGCTTTAATTCTTTATTCAACAAAACAGTTCTCAATGCTAAGTCATACGACTTTCCGGATAACACATTTTCCTTTCTGAAACCACCCATTGATAATTGTTTATTATTATTTGATTTTTCCCGGATTTTGCTTCACGAAAGCCTCCCAACCGGTATAACTCGTACCGATTTCCTTTCTCCCTGAGTTATAAAAATGGCAGACCGCGGCAGCGAGACCATCGGTCGCATCCAGGTTTTTCGGGAGTGTTTTGATCTTGAGCTGGCCCTGCAGCATCTTCGCGACCTGTTCTTTGCTGGCATTTCCGTTTCCAGTAATCGCCATTTTGATCTTCTTCGGAAGGTATTCGGTTATGGGAACCTGGCGTGAAAGTCCCGCCGCCATCGCGACGCCCTGAGCCCGGCCCAATTTGAGCATGGACTGCACGTTCTTCCCGAAGAAAGGTGCTTCGATCGCGATCTCATCAGGATGGTACGTATCGATCAGTTCCACCGTGCGTTCGAAGATCAATTTCAGCTTAATATAAGGGTCGTCGTATTTTTTGAGCTGCAGTTCATTCATTTGGACAAACTCCATCTTTTTCTGAACGATCCTGATCAGTCCGAAACCCATGATCGTGGTCCCGGGGTCAATCCCAAGGATGATTCTTTCCGTTTGTAAAGTTGATTTTTCCGAAGAGCGGCTCACAAAAATTGTCTATTTTGGACTTTCACAAAGCTAAGCAATTCTGCTTTGCAGCACGAACCCGGGTTGAATGCTTTTTCAAATTCTCATGTTCTCGATGCTATTCCTGTACCTGGTCTTGATCGGGTCTTTTTTCATTGGCTTCCGGAAAATGCCCGTTTTCTTAGAAAAGGAAATGGTTCCCAGGACCGGTTTTAGCCTGGTCGTGGTCTATCGTAATGAGGCCGAAAACCTCCCGGAACTGCTGAATTCGATCGTGGCACTGGATTACCCAAGGGAACTTTTTGAAGTTTTCCTGGTAAACGATCATTCCGAAGATGCATCGGTTGGGATCTGTGAAAGATATGCAAAGGATTTCCCGGAAATTCGGTTTCAGCTACTGAATGCCGAAAGCTCGCTTTCTCCCAAAAAGGACGCGATATTTTTAGCGGCCGGGAAAGCCCGTTTTGAGTACCTGACCATTACAGATGCCGATTGCCTGCTCCCATCCCAGTGGCTTCGGAATTTCGATCAGCTCCTTCAGGAAGAATCCCCGGTTTTAATTGCCGGGCCGGTTGGTTTCAGGCACGCCATGAGCGTCGGTTTTTCCGAAGCTTTTGAAGAAATTGATTTCCTCAGTTTGCAAGGCAGCACTATTGGAGGCTTCGGGATGAACAAACCTTTTATGTGTAATTCTGCGAACCTGTGCTACCGGAAATCTGCCTATCTTCATCTTCAGCAGCAACGCCGGGATTTAGGAATCGCCAGCGGTGACGATGTTTTCTTATTGCAGCATTTTTTACAGCATCAGCTTCCGGTAAGTTTTGTAAAATCAGAGAAAAGCATCGTGCAAACTGGTTTTCAGAAAAGTTTCCAACAGCTTTTTTGGCAACGGGTGCGATGGGCGGCAAAAACTTCAGCCTATCCGGATGCTTTTGGAAAGATTGTGGCAATCGTGGTTTTCTTCACGAACCTGATGACGGTGACCTGGTTTTTCCTCGCAGTTTTACAGTTTTGGAATTTTCAGCTGGTCTTCGGAATGATACTGGCCAAATTTTTAGTGGATTTCCCGCTTATTGCGGTTACCGCCAAATTCTTCCGAAGAAGGGCAGTGTTACAAAGTTACTGGTGGGCGGCGGTGATTTATCCCTTTTTCAGTACGGCCGTCGCGCTAAGGTCAGTTTTCGGAGGGTATTACTGGAAAGGAAGACCTTTCAAAAGATAAGAATTCGATGATCATTCTTCCGAAGCAGGCGATCAGCCTATCATTCGGCTTTCACAACAACGGGCATTTTGAAAACGGTGGAAACCGGGATGCCGCGTTTGCTGGCCGGGTAAATTTTTGGCAGGGAATCGATGCTTTCATACAGCCATTCCCGGATCTTTGGTAGCTGGTTGGTCACCGTGGTGTCAATTTTAACCGAGTCGATCTGGGGTTTTCCCTCTTTCGTAATTTCGAGATACAGGTAAACCGTGTCATGAATGCTTTCGGAAACCACGGGCTGCTGACTCGCCAGGTAAGAATAGATCTCTGTTGCTACTTTGTTTTCAAAACAGTTTTTAGCTGCGACCAGTTCCGTTTCATTTTCGCATTCTTCAAATGCCGGGTATTCGTCAACTTCCTTCCAGTTAAGCGCACGACTTTCCTGTTCCAGAACTTCTTCTGAAGTAATCTTTTTGGTTTCGAATTTACAGGCAACGGCCATCATAAGAATGGCGGGCAGTAGTGCTTTTTTCATTGATGAGATCCTTTCCGGATGTCAAAAATAGTGAAATCTAGCAGGTTACTAAAAATCATTTGCTTTTTCCGAAATTATTCAGCCATATGCAGCTCTTTTTTGAGATCACGAATGCGAAAATCTGCGAGTTCCAGCTGGCTTGGGTTACCTGATCCGCGGTAGCGATTCATGTAGTTTTCGTAAAGCTGAAGGATGGTTTTCTTATCTTCCATAAAGGCATCTGCAACCAGCGCTATTTCCAGTAAAGCCCGTTCGTTATTGGGATTTTCTTTTAAGGCATTCAGGAAAGCAGGATAGGCCAACTGGTGATTTTTTTCGTTTTTGAGAGTGAGACCGATATATACATATTCATTGTCAACTTCCGGATTTTTCAATTTTAAAGCGTTGAAAAATGACTCGCGAGCAAGAGAATTTTCGCCTTTTTTAAAATAAAGCACACCTAGATTGGTGAAGGCAGAGGCGTTTCCCGGTGAAAGTTCAATCATTTTCAAATAAGTCTCAATTGCCTGATCGGTCTTGCCCGTAGCGGTGTAGGCTTTTGCCAGGTTCTGAAGAATAAATTCACTGCTTTCGCCCTGCGCCACTAATTGTTGAAAAGGTTCGATCGCTCTTTCAAACTGAAATGATACCATATAGGATTGTCCCAAAATAGACAGTAAAGACGCGTTGTTAGCATTAACCTCCAGGCCCTTTTTGGCAAGGGCAGCAGCATTGAAATGCCGGCCATTTCTGAGCTCATATTTAGAAGTTTTATAGAATGCGCCCTGGTGGGTAGAATCCAGTTCCACCGTTCTATAGAAATCATCGATGGCGGAGCTGTCCTGTAGT contains the following coding sequences:
- the hemW gene encoding radical SAM family heme chaperone HemW codes for the protein MSGIYLHIPFCKQACHYCDFHFSTSTRKKSRLVDMLCREMILRKSEIPASVETIYFGGGTPSLLSSEELQQIFETIFSNFQVAEDAEITLEANPDDLSEEKIAQLAASPVNRLSIGVQSFFEDDLKLMNRAHNETEALESLQAAKKHFENISIDLIYGIPGLTDEKWKENLKIALELEIPHISSYALTIEADTALEKFIEKGKLQPVEDEQYRRQFDILVQTLTQAGFEHYEFSNYGKTGFHSRNNMAYWLGKPYLGVGPSAHSFDGKQRKWNISNNSIYINSLEMEKIPQETEELSINDRYNEYVMTRLRTKFGVNVLELEQDFGKKYRDYFERNAENFLQQELMLRSDLVYLITKKGKFLSDGIAADLFYID
- a CDS encoding four helix bundle protein, translating into MGGFRKENVLSGKSYDLALRTVLLNKELKLQRENILSKQLLRFGTSIGANVAVANAAISNTDFSAKISIVSKEYVQTKYWLRL
- the ruvC gene encoding crossover junction endodeoxyribonuclease RuvC; this translates as MSRSSEKSTLQTERIILGIDPGTTIMGFGLIRIVQKKMEFVQMNELQLKKYDDPYIKLKLIFERTVELIDTYHPDEIAIEAPFFGKNVQSMLKLGRAQGVAMAAGLSRQVPITEYLPKKIKMAITGNGNASKEQVAKMLQGQLKIKTLPKNLDATDGLAAAVCHFYNSGRKEIGTSYTGWEAFVKQNPGKIK
- a CDS encoding glycosyltransferase gives rise to the protein MLFQILMFSMLFLYLVLIGSFFIGFRKMPVFLEKEMVPRTGFSLVVVYRNEAENLPELLNSIVALDYPRELFEVFLVNDHSEDASVGICERYAKDFPEIRFQLLNAESSLSPKKDAIFLAAGKARFEYLTITDADCLLPSQWLRNFDQLLQEESPVLIAGPVGFRHAMSVGFSEAFEEIDFLSLQGSTIGGFGMNKPFMCNSANLCYRKSAYLHLQQQRRDLGIASGDDVFLLQHFLQHQLPVSFVKSEKSIVQTGFQKSFQQLFWQRVRWAAKTSAYPDAFGKIVAIVVFFTNLMTVTWFFLAVLQFWNFQLVFGMILAKFLVDFPLIAVTAKFFRRRAVLQSYWWAAVIYPFFSTAVALRSVFGGYYWKGRPFKR
- a CDS encoding tetratricopeptide repeat protein encodes the protein MQYILIVFIFLGQFQAASQQSDFLKEADSLNAVGKTSAAIALLESNSDQSEKTLLRLAEYQKKSNLKEAALANYQQVLRMNPNRVLTAMDYGELLLDTDKPEAAKKLFSELSEKYPENASFRFRLGLAREKLQDSSAIDDFYRTVELDSTHQGAFYKTSKYELRNGRHFNAAALAKKGLEVNANNASLLSILGQSYMVSFQFERAIEPFQQLVAQGESSEFILQNLAKAYTATGKTDQAIETYLKMIELSPGNASAFTNLGVLYFKKGENSLARESFFNALKLKNPEVDNEYVYIGLTLKNEKNHQLAYPAFLNALKENPNNERALLEIALVADAFMEDKKTILQLYENYMNRYRGSGNPSQLELADFRIRDLKKELHMAE